The window GGCCCTGCTGTCGCACGGGGCTTAATTGGCTGCTCGCCTTGCCATTCGGTACCCGCCAATGGCATGCCAAGGGTTTTGGAGTGGAATACGGCTGGAATTAATGATTCCTTTGTAAATTTTGTGTGAATGAAAGCGGGAGCCGATTCGCATAATCGGTTCTGATGAATATAATCAAGGTTCTCGATTCCATTTTTCATCAGAACCAATATGACCACCTATAAAGAGCTCCTTCAGCAACGCGAAGCCCTGGAACGTCAAATCAGCGAGGCTCGCCAGCGCGAAAATGCGCAAGCCCTGGCCCAGGTGCGAGCCCTGGTGGCCGATTTCGAATTGACGCCGGAAGACGTATTCCCTACTGGCAAGACCCGTGGCCCCAAGGCCGCGGCAGATAAATCCGGCGGCAAGACCAAGGTGGCGCCCAAATACCGTAATCCGGCCACCGGCGATACCTGGACCGGCCGTGGCAAGCCACCGCGCTGGATTCAGGACCAGGACCGCGCGCAATTCCTGATCGCCTGATCGGCGAAACCGGGTTTCCCAGGGGTTTATCCCGGGATTGAAAGCAAAAAGAAAGCCGGCATTGCCGGCTTTCTGCTTTTCGCGGGCGTCGCGGTACGGGGCCGCCCGTACATGTCTCGCGGTTTCAACCGCCAGGTTCGGTTTCCGATAATGCCTGCAAAAAGGCCTTGCGCCACCAGTGCACGTCGAATTCGCGAATCCGCTCCAGCAGTTTCTGGTGCCGGCGCTGGCGTTCTTCCAATGGCATTTGCAGCGCCTGCTGAATCACCTCGGCCGTGCCATGCGTGTCGTACGGGTTCACCAACAAGGCTTCCTTGAGCTGTTCGGCCGCGCCCGCGAAGCGGGACAGCACCAGCACCCCGGGGTCGGCCGCATCCTGTGCCACCACGAATTCCTTGGCCACCAGGTTCATGCCGTCGCGCAGCGGCGTCACCAGGCCGACGCGCGCGGCCCGGCACAGCCCGGGAATCCGCTTGCGTGCCACTGTGCGGTGGATGTAGCGCACCGGCATCCAGTCGAGTTCGCCGAAGTCGCCGTTCACCGCGCCGCACAGGCCTTCGAGCTGCTGGCGGATGTCGGCATAGGCGTCCACCGATTCGCGCGATGGCGAGGCGATCTGGATCAGCGTCGCGCTGTTGCGGTTTTCCGGGTAGTTGGTCAGCAGGTGGCGGAAGGCCTTGATGCGGTGCGGCAGGCCCTTGGAGTAATCGAGCCGGTCGATGCCCACCAGCAGCCGCCGGCGGGCGTATTCCTCGCGCATGCGCTCGAACATGTCCATCGATTCGCGCGCGCGCGTCAGGGCCTGGAACTCGTTCACGTCGATGCCGATCGGGAAGGCCTGGGCGCGAACGGTGCGGTTGAAGGCGCGGAAGTGGTGCGGGTCGAGCGCTTCCGCCCCGGCCTCCTCGCCGACATAGCGCGCGAAATGCTGCACGTCGGCCTCGGCCTGGAAGCCCACGAGGTCGTAGGCGAACAGCGAGCGGATCAGCCATTCGTGCTGCGGGATCGCGGCCAGGATCAGCGGCGGCGGCAGCGGGATGTGCAGGAAGAAGCCGATGCGGTTGGTGCAGCCCATGGCGCGCAGCTCGGCCGCCAGCGGGATCAGGTGGTAGTCGTGCACCCAGATGATGTCGTCCGGCTTGAGTAGCGGCATCAGCTTCTTGGCGAACATCTGGTTCACGCGGCGGTAGCCGGCGATATAACCCGCGTCGAAATCGGCCAGGTCGAGCCGATAGTGGAACACCGGCCACAACACGCCGTTGCTGTAGCCCAGGTAGAAGCTGTCGTGGTCTTCCTTGCACAGGTCCACCGTGGCCAGCGTCACGTTGCCTGCCTGCTGCGTGTGCATTTCGCCTTCGCCCGGCGTGCCGGCTTCGACCACCGTGCCGCTCCAGCCGAACCACATCCCGCCGGTGGTCTTCAGGGCTTCGCCCAGGGCCACGGCCAGGCCGCCGGCGGCGGTCTTGCGTGGGTCGGCAATGCGGTTGGAAACTACGACCAATCGGCTCATTCGGACTTCCTTCTTCAACAGTGGTCAGCGCGCCGGTGGCCGGCACGCGCGGTGGCCGGGCGCGGTCAGTGTGCTTCGAGCAGCGACGTCATCCAGCTCAGCAACTCCGCAGGGCTGGCGCAGCGGTGCTGGGCCATGGTCGGACCCAGGCCGATCTTGATGCCCAGGCCGCCCAGCCGGCGCACGGCCTCGAAGCCGGCTTCGTCGGTCACGTCGTCGCCGGCGAACACCGGCTGGCGGCCCGTGAACGGCGCCTCGCGCATGAAGGCTTCGATGGCGCTGCCCTTGCTCACGCCCAGCGGCTTGGCCTCGAACACGAACTTGCCGTGCAGCAGCGTCAGGGCCGGCTCGTTGCGCAGCACCTCCACCAACGTATCGCGGCACAGCGCTTCCAGCGACGGGGCGTGTCGGTAGTGCAACGCCACCGCGGCTTCCTTGCGTTCGAGCCGCAGGCCCGGGTGTTTTTCGGCCAGCGGCAGCACGGCGTCGATGACACGCTGCAGGTCGTGCGGCTCGGCTTCGAACAAGGTACCGGCGGCATCGCGGCGCCGCGCGCCATGTTCGCCGGCGGCCGGCAGTTCCAGGGGCGCGAGAAACGTGTCGATGTCCACGATGCGCCGCCCCGACACCACGGCCAGCGCGCCGTCGAAGCGTGCCTGCAGGGCGGTCAGCAAGGGCACGAGTTCCGACGGCACGTGCACCAGCTCGGGCTGGTCGGCCAGATCGACGAGGGTCCCGTCGAAATCGAGGAACAAGGCGGCGGGTTGGGTGAGACGGGGCAGGGACTGCATGTGGGTAAACCATAACAGACTCGCCGGTTTCCGCGATTTTGCCACGGAAATGATACACGTCGAAAATGCCTTCTTCACAATCTGGATATGCGTTTATTGCTATCAAATCAGGATCGTTGCGAACCCGGCACCCGACCCGTCTGGCTGCAACAAATGAAACAACTCCGGCGCACCGGCGCAACGCGGGCGATACCTGCCGCAACGAAGATGCGAAGCCCCGACCGTGTTTCCGGACCGATGAAAATCCCGCGTCGATGCCTCACTTCCGCATGCCCGCGTGGGCGTCCCTCGATGCGCAGGCGCGCCGGCCTGCCAGCCGGCGCCTGATGCCGGGCGGGAACGGCGGCACGGCCGCCCCGACCTATGCCAACGGCCGCGGCGGCACCTCGCTCGAATCCGATTTCCTGGCGCGGGGTGCGGGTTGCCGGCTCGAATACCGCGGCAGTTTCCGCGCTGGCGTCATCACCTACGTCGAAGGTGCGCTGCGCATCGATTTCCGCCACGCGCATGGCGGGCGGTGCTGCCGCTTCTTCATCGAACTGCCCGACGAGGCCGCGTGGGAATCCGCCACCCGGACGCCGCTGGTCCGGCGCGACGACATCGTGGATTTCGTCGCCGAGACGGTGCGCCGTGAAGAGGCCGGCAGCTGGCGCTACGAGATCGAGCCCACCCGCATCCGCTACGACTGATGCCCAGCGGCATCAGCGAAGCGCACCGTCACCAGCAGGCCTTCGCGGCCATCGGCGCGGCCGGCCTCATGCGGATTCGGCCCGAGCGTGAGTGTTGCGCCGAAAGCCCGCGCGATCTGCTGCACGATGGCCAGGCCGAGGCCGGTG of the Rhodoferax koreense genome contains:
- a CDS encoding H-NS family nucleoid-associated regulatory protein; its protein translation is MTTYKELLQQREALERQISEARQRENAQALAQVRALVADFELTPEDVFPTGKTRGPKAAADKSGGKTKVAPKYRNPATGDTWTGRGKPPRWIQDQDRAQFLIA
- the otsB gene encoding trehalose-phosphatase, translated to MQSLPRLTQPAALFLDFDGTLVDLADQPELVHVPSELVPLLTALQARFDGALAVVSGRRIVDIDTFLAPLELPAAGEHGARRRDAAGTLFEAEPHDLQRVIDAVLPLAEKHPGLRLERKEAAVALHYRHAPSLEALCRDTLVEVLRNEPALTLLHGKFVFEAKPLGVSKGSAIEAFMREAPFTGRQPVFAGDDVTDEAGFEAVRRLGGLGIKIGLGPTMAQHRCASPAELLSWMTSLLEAH
- the otsA gene encoding alpha,alpha-trehalose-phosphate synthase (UDP-forming) encodes the protein MSRLVVVSNRIADPRKTAAGGLAVALGEALKTTGGMWFGWSGTVVEAGTPGEGEMHTQQAGNVTLATVDLCKEDHDSFYLGYSNGVLWPVFHYRLDLADFDAGYIAGYRRVNQMFAKKLMPLLKPDDIIWVHDYHLIPLAAELRAMGCTNRIGFFLHIPLPPPLILAAIPQHEWLIRSLFAYDLVGFQAEADVQHFARYVGEEAGAEALDPHHFRAFNRTVRAQAFPIGIDVNEFQALTRARESMDMFERMREEYARRRLLVGIDRLDYSKGLPHRIKAFRHLLTNYPENRNSATLIQIASPSRESVDAYADIRQQLEGLCGAVNGDFGELDWMPVRYIHRTVARKRIPGLCRAARVGLVTPLRDGMNLVAKEFVVAQDAADPGVLVLSRFAGAAEQLKEALLVNPYDTHGTAEVIQQALQMPLEERQRRHQKLLERIREFDVHWWRKAFLQALSETEPGG